Proteins encoded by one window of Gordonia jinghuaiqii:
- a CDS encoding LLM class F420-dependent oxidoreductase: MAFPIRIGVQIQPQHAPEYALIRDAVRRAEDTGVDIAFNWDHFYPLYGAPEGEHFECWTMLGAWAEQTSRVEIGALVTCNSYRNPELLADMARTVDHISGGRLILGVGAGWFEKDYDEYGYEFGTVGSRLNDFGAALPRIKSRLAKLNPAPTRDIPILIGGSGEKKTLRYIAEHGDVWHGFNDVEQYRHKSKVLAEHCAAVGRDPETIERSSGLNFDGNTDALLRDADALADEGVTLLTVGVTGPDYDLTALEALCRWRDARN; the protein is encoded by the coding sequence ATGGCATTCCCCATTCGCATCGGTGTCCAGATCCAGCCCCAGCACGCTCCCGAATACGCACTGATCCGTGACGCGGTCCGTCGCGCCGAAGACACCGGCGTCGACATCGCTTTCAACTGGGACCACTTCTATCCGCTCTACGGCGCGCCCGAAGGCGAGCACTTCGAATGCTGGACGATGCTCGGCGCGTGGGCCGAACAGACCTCACGGGTGGAGATCGGCGCCCTGGTGACCTGCAACTCCTACCGCAATCCCGAGCTGCTCGCCGACATGGCCCGCACCGTCGACCACATCAGCGGCGGGCGTCTGATCCTCGGTGTCGGCGCAGGCTGGTTCGAGAAAGACTACGACGAGTACGGCTACGAATTCGGGACCGTCGGATCGCGTCTCAACGACTTCGGAGCCGCACTTCCGCGCATCAAGTCCCGCCTGGCGAAACTCAACCCGGCGCCGACACGCGACATCCCCATCCTCATCGGCGGCAGCGGCGAGAAGAAGACGCTGCGCTACATCGCCGAACACGGCGACGTGTGGCACGGCTTCAACGACGTCGAGCAGTACCGGCACAAGTCGAAGGTGCTGGCCGAGCACTGCGCGGCGGTCGGACGCGATCCCGAGACCATCGAACGGTCGTCGGGGCTGAACTTCGACGGGAACACCGACGCACTGCTGCGTGATGCCGACGCGCTCGCCGACGAGGGCGTCACGCTGCTGACGGTCGGGGTGACCGGGCCCGATTACGACCTCACGGCTCTCGAGGCCCTGTGCAGGTGGCGCGACGCGCGCAACTGA
- a CDS encoding TPM domain-containing protein: MHRLPTSRSGFGRAAIRRFAAVVGLVGLFGLAVTLLSGSLVAGPSGVGAGTASAEPPTRLPTYVVDSANAITPAQRTELENAVDSLYNAHNVQMWIVYVRDFDGLSSEQWADQTAVASELGDHDALLAVATDDRAYRLFAPDSVGGLDQSTLDEVATDDVVPQLREGNWADAGLAAVNGLSAALEPGYTGVIAAGVVGGALVLGGGGAVLYSRRRKQRRIDGTLETLREQELTVDQLATQPLDVLDPWSREVLTDLDNAIRTSEEELQLAVGEFGAVETAPFTKALDRAKQALSNSFSIRQRLDDNIPETDDERRSMLVQIITTCTDIDSALDDQVETFDGMRNLLINADARFDAITQQLVGLRARLESASQQLTDLVAEHGEDTLASILDNVDLARQQVDFAEATADQGRAAIAAPVGQQGPAVAAIRSAEGSIEQATTLLDAIDHADANIAAARTRMPALIEEVEGELAEAAALSTDGGAGLATAVEVATAAVAAARDNFDADPLGTFTALVDADADLDDALAAARDAAAERTRRAQVLTAALESAGAKVTTAADFIGTRRGAVQSIARTRLSEAQRLLQTATAAAATDPPAATDAARRAGSLADQALMAAQGDVVTWQQTQRPRPGGASTTGAVLGGILVDSFLRGTIGGRGGYGGGGFGGGFGGGGFSSGGRSPGSFGGSGTSGRIGTGGRF, translated from the coding sequence ATGCATCGGTTGCCGACCTCCAGAAGCGGGTTCGGACGTGCCGCGATTCGTCGCTTCGCGGCTGTCGTCGGGCTGGTCGGACTCTTCGGCCTGGCCGTGACGCTGCTGTCCGGGTCGCTCGTCGCCGGACCATCCGGCGTGGGCGCCGGAACCGCATCGGCCGAGCCGCCCACGCGCCTGCCGACGTATGTCGTCGACTCCGCGAACGCGATCACCCCGGCCCAACGGACCGAACTCGAGAACGCCGTCGATTCGCTCTACAACGCGCACAACGTCCAGATGTGGATCGTGTACGTACGCGACTTCGACGGTCTCAGCAGTGAGCAGTGGGCCGACCAGACGGCCGTGGCCAGCGAACTCGGCGATCACGACGCGCTACTCGCCGTCGCCACCGACGATCGCGCATACCGCCTGTTCGCGCCGGACAGTGTGGGTGGCCTGGATCAGTCGACCCTCGACGAGGTCGCCACCGACGACGTGGTCCCGCAGTTGCGCGAGGGCAACTGGGCCGACGCCGGACTCGCCGCCGTCAACGGGCTGTCCGCAGCTCTGGAACCCGGTTACACCGGGGTCATCGCGGCTGGCGTCGTGGGCGGGGCACTCGTCCTCGGTGGCGGGGGCGCAGTGCTGTACTCGCGGCGTCGCAAGCAGCGGCGCATCGACGGCACCCTCGAGACCCTGCGGGAGCAGGAGTTGACCGTCGACCAGCTCGCGACACAACCTCTCGACGTGCTCGACCCGTGGTCGCGGGAGGTCCTGACCGACCTCGACAACGCCATCCGCACCAGTGAAGAGGAACTGCAGCTGGCCGTCGGCGAGTTCGGGGCCGTCGAGACCGCACCGTTCACCAAGGCCCTCGACCGGGCGAAACAGGCGCTCTCGAACTCGTTTTCCATACGGCAACGCCTCGATGACAACATCCCGGAAACCGACGACGAGCGCCGATCGATGCTCGTGCAGATCATCACGACGTGCACCGACATCGACAGCGCACTCGACGACCAGGTCGAGACATTCGACGGCATGCGCAATCTCCTCATCAACGCCGACGCCCGTTTCGACGCGATCACCCAACAGCTCGTCGGGTTGCGCGCACGTCTGGAGTCCGCGTCGCAGCAGCTCACCGACCTCGTCGCCGAGCACGGCGAGGACACGCTGGCCTCGATCCTCGACAACGTCGACCTCGCCCGTCAGCAGGTCGACTTCGCCGAGGCGACGGCCGATCAGGGCCGGGCGGCGATCGCCGCGCCGGTCGGCCAGCAAGGTCCGGCGGTGGCCGCGATCCGCTCCGCCGAGGGCTCCATCGAACAGGCCACCACCCTGCTCGACGCCATCGACCACGCCGACGCGAACATCGCCGCCGCGCGGACCCGGATGCCCGCACTCATCGAGGAAGTCGAAGGCGAACTCGCCGAAGCCGCCGCGCTCAGCACCGACGGAGGCGCCGGCCTCGCCACCGCCGTAGAGGTCGCCACGGCCGCCGTGGCCGCCGCGCGCGACAACTTCGACGCCGACCCGCTGGGCACGTTCACCGCGCTGGTCGATGCCGATGCCGACCTCGACGACGCCCTCGCAGCGGCACGCGACGCCGCCGCCGAACGTACGCGGCGCGCTCAGGTGCTGACCGCCGCACTCGAGTCGGCGGGCGCGAAGGTGACCACCGCTGCCGATTTCATCGGCACGCGCCGCGGCGCGGTCCAGTCCATCGCTCGGACGCGGCTGTCGGAGGCGCAGCGCCTACTGCAGACGGCCACCGCCGCCGCGGCGACCGATCCGCCGGCTGCGACGGACGCGGCGCGTCGGGCCGGGTCGCTGGCCGACCAAGCCCTGATGGCGGCCCAGGGCGACGTGGTGACCTGGCAACAGACACAGCGGCCGCGGCCCGGCGGCGCGTCGACCACCGGCGCGGTCCTCGGCGGCATCCTCGTCGACAGTTTCCTCCGCGGCACGATCGGCGGGCGGGGCGGATACGGCGGGGGTGGCTTCGGCGGGGGCTTCGGCGGGGGCGGCTTCAGCAGCGGCGGACGCAGCCCGGGCTCGTTCGGCGGCTCGGGCACCTCGGGCCGGATCGGCACCGGCGGACGGTTCTGA
- a CDS encoding MalY/PatB family protein, with protein MSTRPSAPPLDELRRRTSSKWSTHPDDVLPLFIAEMDYQLAPVVADAIIARVRASDVGYAGDSGTVGPAFAGFADRRWGWRVSPDDVTLTTDVSVVIVETLRTAIAPGDGVVLMPPVYPPFFELIPEAGGRVVEVPLLETPAHGSSAWRMDLDGVEGALAEGARAILLCHPHNPLGLVHPAADLARLAELAAAYDATVVSDEIHAPLVHPGAGFTPFLAVSDAAREIGIAAHSASKAFNLAGAKCAFMVAASDRTRAIIARQPDEVRYRASLLGRAATEAAFGHGDEWLDATIEVIGESLDLLEKLLAQHLPGVGYTRPQASYLAWLDFREAGLGDNPGIPILERARVALHYGPAFGKPGAGFARLNVACSPEVLTEAIERIATVVP; from the coding sequence GTGAGCACCCGACCCAGCGCCCCGCCTCTCGATGAACTGCGACGCCGCACCAGCTCCAAGTGGAGCACTCACCCCGACGACGTGTTGCCGCTGTTCATCGCGGAGATGGACTATCAGCTCGCGCCGGTGGTCGCCGACGCCATCATCGCCCGCGTGCGCGCCTCCGACGTCGGGTATGCCGGGGACTCGGGCACGGTCGGGCCTGCCTTCGCCGGTTTCGCCGATCGCCGGTGGGGTTGGCGGGTCAGTCCCGACGACGTCACCCTCACCACCGACGTGAGTGTCGTGATCGTGGAGACGCTGCGCACCGCGATCGCCCCCGGCGACGGCGTCGTCCTGATGCCGCCGGTCTATCCGCCGTTCTTCGAACTCATCCCCGAAGCCGGCGGCCGGGTCGTCGAGGTGCCGTTGCTCGAGACGCCCGCGCACGGGTCGTCGGCCTGGCGGATGGACCTCGACGGTGTCGAGGGCGCATTGGCCGAGGGCGCCCGCGCGATCCTGCTGTGTCATCCGCACAATCCGCTGGGGCTGGTCCATCCTGCCGCCGACCTGGCCCGGCTGGCCGAGCTCGCCGCCGCGTACGACGCGACCGTTGTCAGCGACGAGATCCACGCTCCACTGGTCCATCCGGGAGCCGGGTTCACCCCGTTCCTGGCGGTGTCCGACGCCGCGCGCGAGATCGGGATCGCGGCGCATTCGGCGAGCAAGGCGTTCAATCTCGCGGGGGCCAAGTGCGCGTTCATGGTTGCCGCCTCGGACCGCACCCGGGCGATCATCGCGCGCCAACCCGACGAGGTCCGTTACCGCGCAAGCCTGTTGGGTCGTGCGGCAACCGAAGCGGCCTTCGGTCACGGCGACGAGTGGCTCGACGCCACGATCGAGGTCATCGGCGAGAGCCTCGACCTCCTGGAGAAGCTGCTCGCACAGCATCTTCCGGGTGTCGGCTACACCAGGCCGCAGGCGTCGTACCTGGCCTGGCTCGATTTCCGTGAGGCGGGACTGGGCGACAACCCCGGTATCCCGATCCTCGAGCGCGCACGGGTGGCGCTGCACTACGGGCCGGCGTTCGGGAAGCCGGGCGCGGGCTTCGCGCGGCTGAACGTCGCGTGTTCGCCGGAGGTGCTGACCGAGGCGATCGAACGGATCGCGACCGTGGTGCCGTGA
- a CDS encoding class I SAM-dependent methyltransferase has product MSSDDVRPDTAADSDRPDDSGSAQEWDERYRSSERLWTSEVNPALVAEVSDLDPGVALDVGSGEGADARWLADRGWQVTALDISQVAIDRAREIDPRPTITWLRADVLADDVPATDVDLVTLHYFPIPKRSVDAARRLVDAVGPGGSILVVAHAPEGVRAHGFDPDDYLQPADFAGLLGDEWQIVTDETRERGRAAGGGHHTHDVVFRARRGPE; this is encoded by the coding sequence ATGAGTTCCGACGACGTACGTCCCGACACCGCAGCCGATTCCGACCGTCCCGACGATTCCGGGAGCGCGCAGGAGTGGGACGAGCGCTACCGCAGCTCCGAGCGGTTGTGGACCTCCGAGGTCAACCCCGCGCTCGTCGCCGAGGTGTCCGACCTCGACCCCGGGGTCGCGCTCGACGTCGGTTCCGGGGAGGGTGCCGACGCGCGCTGGCTCGCCGACCGCGGATGGCAGGTCACCGCCCTCGACATCTCGCAGGTCGCGATCGACCGGGCCCGGGAGATCGATCCGCGGCCGACGATCACCTGGCTGCGGGCCGACGTTCTCGCCGATGACGTGCCCGCCACCGACGTCGATCTCGTTACGCTGCACTACTTCCCGATCCCCAAGCGGAGCGTCGACGCCGCGCGCCGTCTGGTGGACGCGGTCGGTCCGGGCGGCTCGATACTCGTTGTCGCGCATGCGCCGGAGGGCGTGCGGGCCCACGGTTTCGACCCGGACGACTACCTCCAGCCCGCAGACTTCGCCGGCCTGCTCGGCGACGAGTGGCAGATCGTCACCGACGAGACACGCGAGCGGGGCAGGGCGGCAGGGGGAGGGCACCACACCCACGACGTCGTGTTCCGGGCGCGACGCGGACCCGAGTGA